A DNA window from Comamonas fluminis contains the following coding sequences:
- a CDS encoding amino acid ABC transporter permease translates to MNLNLDWSFFSWDLFSNYVLKGFYFSVTLTVIATLGGIFFGTLLALMRLSGKKWLDVPATIYVNGMRSIPLVMVILWFFLLMPMLIGKPIGAETSAIITFVAFEAAYFSEIMRAGIQSIPRGQVFAGQALGMTYGQNMRLVVLPQAFRNMLPVLLTQTIILFQDTSLVYAIGAYDMLKGFELAGKNEGRPIESYLAAAAIYFVICFALSWTVKRLHKKIAIIR, encoded by the coding sequence ATGAATCTCAACCTCGACTGGTCGTTTTTCTCGTGGGATCTTTTCAGCAACTATGTGCTGAAGGGCTTCTATTTCAGTGTCACGCTGACTGTGATCGCCACGCTGGGCGGTATCTTCTTTGGTACTTTGCTGGCGCTGATGCGTCTGTCGGGCAAGAAGTGGCTGGATGTTCCTGCCACCATCTACGTCAACGGCATGCGCTCCATTCCGCTGGTGATGGTGATTCTGTGGTTCTTCCTGCTGATGCCCATGCTGATCGGCAAGCCCATCGGCGCGGAGACCTCGGCCATCATTACCTTTGTGGCATTTGAAGCAGCGTATTTCTCGGAAATCATGCGCGCTGGCATTCAGTCCATCCCACGCGGTCAGGTCTTTGCAGGTCAGGCTCTGGGCATGACTTACGGCCAGAACATGCGCCTGGTGGTACTGCCTCAGGCTTTCCGCAACATGCTGCCCGTGCTGCTGACGCAGACCATTATTCTGTTTCAGGATACGTCGCTGGTTTATGCGATTGGTGCCTATGACATGCTCAAGGGCTTCGAGCTCGCAGGCAAGAACGAGGGTCGCCCGATTGAGTCCTACCTGGCAGCGGCTGCGATTTATTTTGTGATCTGCTTTGCGCTCTCCTGGACCGTCAAGCGCCTGCATAAAAAGATAGCCATCATCCGTTAA
- a CDS encoding amino acid ABC transporter permease, whose translation MSWDWQVFCQDTITQEVGQSCFGKNGDITYLDWMMSAWGWTVSVALLSLVIALVLGAVIGTLRTLPDRPWIVRLGNAWVELFRNIPLLVQVFIWYHVIPAVIPAMKSLPGFVLVVFAIGFFTSARIAEQVRSGIQALPRGQRNAGMAMGFTTFQTYRYVLLPMAFRIIIPPLTSEAMNVFKNSSVAFAVSVAELTMFAMQAQEETSRGVEIYLAVTGLYVISAFVINRIMAVIEKRSRVPGLIAASGGGH comes from the coding sequence ATGAGTTGGGATTGGCAGGTGTTCTGTCAGGACACCATTACCCAAGAGGTCGGGCAGAGCTGTTTTGGAAAAAATGGCGACATCACCTATCTGGACTGGATGATGTCGGCATGGGGCTGGACAGTCTCGGTGGCGCTGCTGTCACTGGTCATCGCCCTGGTTTTGGGCGCAGTGATTGGTACTTTGCGTACCTTGCCTGATCGTCCGTGGATTGTTCGTCTGGGCAACGCCTGGGTTGAGCTGTTCAGAAATATTCCGCTGCTGGTTCAGGTCTTCATCTGGTATCACGTGATTCCAGCCGTGATTCCTGCAATGAAGTCCCTGCCGGGCTTTGTGCTGGTGGTGTTTGCAATCGGCTTTTTCACCTCGGCCCGTATCGCTGAGCAAGTGCGCTCTGGCATTCAGGCTTTACCACGTGGTCAGCGCAACGCGGGCATGGCCATGGGGTTCACAACCTTTCAGACCTATCGCTATGTGCTGCTGCCCATGGCGTTTCGCATCATCATCCCGCCGCTGACCAGCGAAGCCATGAACGTGTTCAAGAACTCGTCGGTGGCGTTTGCCGTGTCTGTGGCCGAGCTGACCATGTTCGCCATGCAGGCGCAGGAAGAAACCTCGCGCGGCGTGGAGATCTATCTCGCCGTCACAGGTCTGTATGTGATTTCCGCCTTCGTCATCAACCGCATCATGGCAGTCATCGAAAAGCGTTCTCGCGTTCCGGGCCTGATTGCAGCCAGCGGTGGAGGCCATTGA
- a CDS encoding transporter substrate-binding domain-containing protein yields the protein MKKQLLAIAVTALAAGTVFAQANDTLAKIKSSGSVTLGVRESSGLGYTLGNGKYVGFHTEMGEQILRDIQKQLGLTKLEVKYQPLTSQNRIPLVQNGTVDIECGSTTNNTARQKDAAFAFTTYVEEVRIATRTNSGINGIKDLNGKTIVTTTGTTSVQTLRKNKRADGLTFKEVMGKDHADSFLMLETGRADAFIMDGSILAANISKSKAPKDYHIVGEVLSVEPIACMMRKDDPAFKKAVDDSITRQIKDGSLSKLYDKWFMQPIPPNNVKVGLPLSAATKDAWAHPNDKPMEAYEVK from the coding sequence ATGAAAAAGCAATTGTTGGCCATCGCCGTTACCGCACTGGCCGCTGGCACTGTGTTTGCTCAGGCCAATGACACTCTGGCCAAGATCAAGTCTTCCGGCAGCGTGACGCTGGGTGTGCGCGAGTCTTCGGGCCTTGGCTACACACTGGGCAATGGCAAGTACGTGGGCTTTCATACCGAGATGGGCGAGCAGATTCTGCGCGACATCCAGAAGCAGCTCGGCCTGACCAAGCTGGAAGTCAAGTACCAGCCCCTGACTTCGCAAAACCGTATTCCTCTGGTGCAAAACGGCACTGTGGATATTGAGTGTGGCTCCACCACCAACAATACCGCTCGCCAAAAGGACGCAGCCTTTGCCTTCACCACCTATGTGGAAGAAGTGCGTATCGCTACGCGCACCAACTCCGGCATCAACGGCATCAAGGACCTGAACGGCAAGACCATCGTGACCACGACAGGTACGACGTCTGTGCAGACACTGCGCAAGAACAAGCGTGCCGATGGCCTGACTTTCAAGGAAGTCATGGGCAAGGACCACGCCGACAGCTTCCTGATGCTGGAAACCGGCCGTGCCGACGCCTTCATCATGGACGGCTCCATTCTGGCGGCCAACATCTCCAAGTCCAAGGCTCCCAAGGACTACCACATCGTGGGTGAAGTGCTGTCAGTGGAACCCATCGCCTGCATGATGCGCAAGGACGACCCTGCCTTCAAGAAGGCTGTGGATGACTCCATCACACGTCAGATCAAGGACGGCTCACTGTCCAAGCTGTACGACAAGTGGTTCATGCAGCCCATCCCTCCTAACAATGTGAAGGTGGGACTGCCTCTGTCGGCTGCGACCAAGGATGCATGGGCACACCCCAATGACAAGCCCATGGAAGCTTACGAAGTCAAGTAA
- a CDS encoding LysR substrate-binding domain-containing protein — translation METKWLEDFVSLAETRSFSRSAQLRHVTQPAFSRRIQALEAWAGTDLVDRSSYPTRLTPAGKTMYEQALEILQSLQSTRTMLRAHVSAGKGMVGFAVPHTLAFTFFPNWVSAVHEKFGPFRSRLFALNVHDAVMRLVEGGCDLLIAYYHSSQPFQLDPSRYEMVSLGHEVLAPYSKPDADGKPIFTLPGRQGQPLPYLGYAAGAYLGRVTELILKESAEAVHLERVYETDMAEGLKAMALEGHGVAFLPYSAVRSDLENGRLVRAVPEGMPGFQMDMEVRAYREKPSNDAPQGGAAALWNFLKEQGETVGAEIKAV, via the coding sequence ATGGAAACCAAATGGCTTGAAGATTTTGTCAGCCTTGCTGAAACCCGCAGTTTCAGCCGCTCGGCCCAGCTGCGCCACGTCACGCAGCCTGCGTTCTCGCGTCGCATCCAGGCGCTTGAGGCCTGGGCGGGAACGGATCTGGTCGACAGAAGCTCTTACCCGACGCGTCTGACACCAGCAGGCAAGACCATGTACGAGCAGGCGCTGGAGATTCTGCAGTCCCTGCAAAGTACGCGAACCATGCTGCGCGCCCACGTCAGTGCGGGCAAGGGCATGGTGGGCTTTGCCGTGCCGCACACTCTTGCGTTCACTTTCTTTCCGAACTGGGTTTCGGCGGTGCACGAGAAGTTTGGCCCCTTCCGCAGCCGTTTGTTTGCGCTCAATGTGCACGATGCGGTGATGCGTCTGGTTGAAGGTGGCTGTGACCTGCTGATTGCCTACTATCACTCCTCTCAGCCTTTCCAGCTGGACCCTTCTCGCTATGAAATGGTGAGCCTGGGGCATGAGGTGCTGGCACCATATTCCAAGCCGGACGCCGATGGAAAGCCGATTTTTACGCTGCCAGGCCGCCAGGGCCAGCCACTGCCGTATCTCGGCTATGCCGCAGGCGCGTATCTGGGCCGTGTGACTGAACTGATTCTCAAAGAGTCGGCTGAGGCCGTTCACCTTGAACGTGTGTATGAAACCGATATGGCCGAAGGCCTCAAGGCCATGGCGCTGGAAGGGCACGGCGTAGCCTTTTTGCCATACAGCGCAGTACGCAGCGATCTGGAAAATGGTCGTCTGGTGCGCGCCGTCCCCGAAGGGATGCCAGGCTTTCAGATGGACATGGAAGTGCGCGCCTATCGCGAAAAGCCTAGCAATGATGCTCCGCAGGGCGGAGCAGCTGCGCTGTGGAACTTCCTCAAGGAACAGGGCGAGACTGTGGGGGCTGAAATCAAGGCCGTGTAG
- a CDS encoding TRAP transporter small permease — MSSTPPETDGAADSGVRPDEPRSLRIEDWLTVIIMAALALITFANVLVRYFTNSSFAWTEEISVFLMILLALVAGSAAVARNLHIRIEFFADSGSKERRRALARFGSLMMALLFALIAVLSVRVVWDDYRFEETSPGIGLPQWWYSIWLPVVSALITLRALGLFIRQGKPDAFSEEPAEKDHSKELS, encoded by the coding sequence ATGTCCTCCACTCCTCCCGAGACCGATGGTGCAGCCGATTCCGGCGTGCGCCCGGATGAGCCTCGCTCCCTGCGCATTGAAGACTGGCTGACGGTGATCATCATGGCGGCTCTCGCCCTGATCACCTTTGCCAATGTGCTGGTGCGCTATTTCACCAACTCTTCCTTTGCCTGGACCGAAGAGATCTCCGTCTTTCTGATGATCTTGCTGGCCCTGGTTGCAGGCTCTGCCGCTGTCGCGCGCAACCTGCATATCCGCATCGAATTTTTTGCCGATAGCGGCTCCAAAGAACGCCGCCGTGCACTGGCACGCTTTGGCTCGCTGATGATGGCCCTGCTGTTTGCCTTGATTGCTGTACTCAGCGTGCGCGTGGTCTGGGACGACTACCGCTTTGAAGAAACATCGCCCGGCATTGGCCTGCCGCAGTGGTGGTATTCCATCTGGCTGCCGGTTGTTTCCGCACTGATTACCTTGCGCGCTCTGGGCCTGTTCATTCGCCAGGGCAAGCCCGACGCCTTCAGCGAAGAGCCTGCCGAAAAAGACCATAGCAAGGAGCTCTCATGA
- a CDS encoding TRAP transporter large permease → MIATLLFVAFLGLMFIGVPIGAALGLAGAAAIALANADTQWFGLLAVPQNFYAGLGKYPLLAIPMFVLVGSIFDRSGVALRLVNFAVAIVGRGPGMLPLVAIAVAMFLGGISGSGPANAAAVGGVMIAAMSRAGYPKSFSASVVGAAAATDILIPPSVAFIIYSVLVPGASVPALFAAGMIPGILAGVALIIPAVWMARKHKMGALEASMPRPPFWKSLKEASWGLAAPVLILGGMRMGWFTPTEAAVVAVFYGLFVGMVIHRTIGVRDLFPILREAGELSAVILLVVSLAGIFAFSLSTLGVIDPVANAIVNSGLGEYGVMALLILLLITVGMFLDGISIFLIFVPLLLPIMNHYQWDPVWFGVILTLKVALGQFTPPLAVNLMVSCRIAGVRMESTVRWVGWMLLSMFVVMILVIAFPQLALWLPAKMGY, encoded by the coding sequence ATGATCGCTACCTTGCTGTTTGTGGCCTTTCTGGGCCTGATGTTCATTGGCGTGCCCATTGGCGCCGCCCTGGGCTTGGCGGGTGCTGCAGCCATTGCACTGGCCAATGCCGACACCCAGTGGTTTGGCCTGCTGGCCGTGCCGCAAAACTTCTATGCAGGCCTTGGCAAATATCCGCTGCTGGCCATTCCCATGTTTGTGCTGGTCGGTTCCATTTTTGACCGCTCGGGCGTGGCGCTACGCCTCGTGAACTTTGCCGTCGCCATCGTGGGCCGTGGCCCGGGCATGCTGCCGCTGGTGGCCATTGCCGTGGCCATGTTCCTGGGTGGCATCTCTGGCTCCGGCCCGGCCAATGCGGCAGCCGTGGGCGGCGTGATGATTGCCGCCATGAGCCGTGCAGGCTACCCCAAGAGTTTCTCGGCCAGTGTGGTCGGCGCCGCTGCGGCAACCGACATTCTGATTCCGCCCTCAGTCGCCTTCATCATCTATTCGGTGCTGGTGCCGGGCGCCTCAGTGCCTGCGCTGTTTGCGGCAGGCATGATTCCCGGCATTCTGGCGGGCGTGGCACTCATCATTCCTGCAGTGTGGATGGCCCGCAAGCACAAGATGGGCGCGCTGGAAGCCTCCATGCCCCGCCCTCCTTTCTGGAAGAGCCTGAAGGAAGCCTCCTGGGGTCTGGCTGCACCGGTGCTGATTCTGGGCGGCATGCGCATGGGCTGGTTTACGCCCACCGAAGCCGCCGTGGTCGCCGTTTTCTACGGCTTGTTCGTCGGCATGGTGATTCACCGCACCATCGGCGTGCGCGACCTGTTCCCCATCCTGCGCGAAGCGGGCGAGCTGTCGGCGGTGATTCTGCTGGTGGTGTCGCTGGCTGGCATCTTTGCCTTCTCGCTGTCCACACTGGGCGTGATTGACCCGGTGGCCAACGCCATCGTGAACTCTGGCCTGGGTGAATATGGCGTGATGGCACTGCTGATCTTGCTGCTGATCACGGTGGGCATGTTCCTGGACGGCATCTCGATCTTCCTGATCTTTGTGCCGCTCTTGCTGCCCATCATGAATCACTACCAGTGGGACCCTGTCTGGTTCGGTGTGATCCTCACACTCAAGGTGGCACTGGGCCAGTTCACACCGCCACTGGCCGTGAACCTGATGGTCAGCTGCCGCATTGCGGGCGTGCGCATGGAGTCCACCGTGCGCTGGGTGGGCTGGATGCTGCTGTCCATGTTCGTGGTGATGATTCTGGTCATTGCATTCCCTCAGCTCGCTCTGTGGCTTCCCGCAAAAATGGGCTATTGA
- a CDS encoding DctP family TRAP transporter solute-binding subunit, with protein sequence MKLRTFLASAVATAAALAFASPMAMAETKYKSEYRMSLVLGTAFPWGKGGELWADKVRERTQGRINIKLYPGTSLVQGDQTREFSALRQGVIDMAVGSTINWSPQIKSLNLFSMPFLFPNFKAVDAVTQGEVGQEIFKTLEKGGVVPLAWGENGYREISNSKHAIKTPADLKGMKIRVVGSPLFLDTFTALGANPTQMSWADAQPAMASGAVDGQENPIGVYMAAKLQSVGQKYMTMWGYMNDPLIFVVNKDVWASWTPADQAIVKQAALDAAKEEIAIARKGLIEADKPLLKDLAGLGVTVTTPNAAEREAFVKATRPVYDKWKSQIGAPLVEKAEKAIAASPK encoded by the coding sequence ATGAAACTTCGTACCTTCCTCGCATCCGCAGTAGCCACCGCTGCCGCACTGGCTTTTGCATCGCCCATGGCCATGGCTGAGACCAAGTACAAGAGCGAATACCGCATGTCGCTGGTGCTGGGCACCGCCTTCCCCTGGGGCAAGGGCGGCGAGCTGTGGGCCGACAAGGTGCGCGAGCGCACCCAGGGCCGCATCAATATCAAGCTCTATCCCGGCACTTCGCTAGTGCAAGGTGACCAGACCCGTGAGTTCTCCGCATTGCGCCAGGGCGTGATCGACATGGCCGTGGGTTCGACCATCAACTGGTCGCCCCAGATCAAGTCGCTGAACCTGTTCTCCATGCCTTTCCTGTTCCCCAACTTCAAGGCCGTGGATGCGGTGACGCAGGGTGAAGTGGGCCAGGAAATCTTCAAGACCCTGGAAAAAGGCGGCGTGGTGCCACTGGCCTGGGGCGAGAACGGCTACCGCGAAATCTCCAACTCCAAGCACGCCATCAAGACGCCTGCCGACCTCAAGGGCATGAAGATCCGCGTCGTGGGCTCGCCCCTGTTCCTGGACACCTTCACTGCGCTGGGCGCCAACCCCACACAGATGAGCTGGGCAGATGCCCAACCAGCCATGGCCAGTGGCGCCGTGGACGGTCAGGAGAACCCCATCGGCGTGTACATGGCAGCCAAGCTGCAGTCCGTGGGCCAGAAGTACATGACCATGTGGGGCTATATGAACGACCCGCTGATCTTCGTGGTCAACAAGGACGTATGGGCCAGTTGGACGCCTGCTGACCAAGCCATCGTCAAGCAAGCCGCGCTGGATGCCGCCAAGGAAGAAATCGCCATTGCGCGCAAGGGTCTGATTGAAGCCGACAAGCCCCTGCTCAAAGACCTGGCAGGCCTGGGCGTGACCGTGACCACGCCCAACGCCGCCGAGCGCGAAGCCTTTGTGAAGGCCACCCGCCCTGTGTATGACAAGTGGAAGAGCCAGATCGGTGCACCGCTGGTGGAAAAGGCTGAGAAGGCTATTGCTGCGAGCCCAAAATAA
- a CDS encoding 2-hydroxyacid dehydrogenase produces MKPALLVLNLQVPAHLQQMEQSFPDFDVIYAPEADQAEAAIAEHGARVQCVCTIGATGLSAAQMQRMPKLSLVCAMGAGYENIDVAYAKAHGIAVGNGVGTNDECVADHAMGLLIAAVRGIVKLDKATRAGIWRSAMPLPPNVSGKRLGIVGLGQIGAKIAKRAAAFDMPIGYHNRKPKEGVSHQYFEDLLALATWADVLLVATPGGTGTKHLINAEVLNALGEKGVLVNIARGSVVDTHALAEAVRAGRVAGAGLDVYESEPLPPQELMDLDSVVLTPHVGGWSPEAVQNSVDRFIANMRCRLDGKPLVSPI; encoded by the coding sequence ATGAAGCCAGCCCTGTTAGTTCTGAATCTGCAAGTCCCTGCCCATCTGCAACAGATGGAGCAGAGCTTTCCCGACTTTGATGTGATTTACGCGCCCGAGGCCGATCAGGCCGAGGCCGCAATTGCCGAGCACGGTGCGCGTGTGCAATGTGTGTGCACCATTGGTGCGACGGGTCTGTCGGCTGCGCAGATGCAGCGCATGCCCAAGCTTTCTCTGGTTTGCGCCATGGGGGCGGGCTACGAGAACATTGACGTGGCCTATGCCAAGGCGCACGGCATTGCGGTGGGCAACGGCGTTGGCACCAACGATGAATGCGTGGCCGACCACGCCATGGGCCTGCTGATTGCCGCTGTGCGTGGCATCGTCAAGCTGGACAAGGCCACGCGTGCCGGCATCTGGCGCTCGGCCATGCCGCTGCCGCCCAATGTTTCGGGCAAGCGACTGGGCATCGTGGGGCTGGGCCAGATTGGCGCCAAGATCGCCAAGCGCGCTGCGGCGTTTGATATGCCCATTGGTTATCACAATCGCAAGCCCAAAGAGGGCGTCAGCCATCAGTACTTTGAAGACTTGCTGGCGCTGGCCACCTGGGCCGATGTGCTGCTGGTAGCCACGCCTGGAGGCACGGGCACCAAGCACCTGATTAACGCGGAAGTGCTGAATGCGCTGGGCGAAAAAGGCGTGCTGGTGAACATTGCTCGCGGCTCGGTTGTGGACACACATGCGCTGGCCGAAGCCGTGCGCGCAGGCCGAGTGGCCGGTGCCGGGCTGGACGTTTACGAAAGCGAACCGCTGCCGCCGCAAGAGCTGATGGATCTGGACTCCGTGGTGCTGACGCCCCATGTGGGCGGCTGGTCGCCCGAGGCGGTGCAGAACTCGGTGGACCGTTTCATCGCCAATATGCGCTGCCGTCTGGATGGCAAACCGCTGGTGTCGCCCATCTGA
- a CDS encoding PDR/VanB family oxidoreductase: MNDNITMNVQIARKQTEAQDICSLELRALPGQILPAFSAGAHIDVHLPGGLVRQYSLSNDSAEQDRYVIAVLREQASRGGSAAVHEQLQAGQQITISAPRNHFALQEGVQKHLLLAGGIGITPILAMARQLAREQAEFELHYCARSRERMAFVDEIAAASWAQQLRLHVDGETGKPALNLPALLQPVQPGVHLYVCGPKGFMDAVLEAARAVGWPQEQLHYEFFAGEVEHRADDASFEVEVASTGKVVRVTPEQTVVQALESIGVCVQTSCEQGVCGTCLTRVISGQPDHRDMYLTEEEQAANDQFLPCCSRAKSGRLVLDL; this comes from the coding sequence ATGAACGACAACATCACGATGAATGTGCAGATTGCACGCAAGCAGACCGAAGCGCAGGACATCTGCAGCCTGGAGCTGCGCGCCTTGCCGGGGCAGATACTTCCTGCTTTCAGTGCGGGGGCGCATATCGACGTGCATTTGCCCGGCGGTCTGGTGCGCCAGTATTCGCTGAGCAATGACAGTGCTGAGCAAGATCGCTATGTCATTGCCGTGTTGCGAGAGCAGGCTTCGCGTGGCGGTTCTGCCGCCGTGCATGAGCAGTTGCAGGCGGGGCAGCAAATCACCATCAGTGCGCCGCGCAACCACTTCGCACTGCAAGAAGGTGTGCAAAAGCATTTGTTGCTGGCGGGCGGGATTGGCATCACCCCCATTCTGGCGATGGCCCGCCAACTGGCGCGTGAGCAGGCCGAGTTCGAGCTGCACTACTGCGCCCGCAGCCGTGAGCGCATGGCTTTTGTTGACGAGATTGCTGCCGCCAGCTGGGCGCAGCAACTGAGGCTGCATGTGGATGGGGAGACAGGAAAGCCCGCTCTGAATTTGCCAGCGCTTTTGCAGCCTGTGCAGCCCGGCGTGCATCTGTATGTCTGCGGGCCCAAAGGCTTTATGGATGCCGTGCTGGAGGCCGCCAGGGCCGTAGGCTGGCCTCAGGAGCAGTTGCACTACGAATTCTTTGCCGGTGAAGTGGAGCACCGTGCGGACGATGCAAGCTTTGAAGTGGAAGTGGCCAGCACCGGAAAAGTCGTGCGGGTCACCCCGGAGCAGACGGTGGTGCAGGCGCTGGAATCCATTGGCGTCTGTGTGCAGACATCGTGCGAGCAAGGCGTTTGCGGCACCTGTCTGACACGCGTGATCTCTGGCCAGCCGGACCACCGCGATATGTATCTGACCGAGGAAGAGCAGGCGGCCAATGACCAGTTTCTGCCCTGCTGCTCACGCGCCAAGTCCGGGCGTCTGGTGCTGGATCTGTGA
- a CDS encoding MFS transporter — translation MSQDLRTEIDQRPMTVFQWSVVGVCMALNMIDGFDVLVMAFTASAVSAHWKLSGSELGFLLSAGLFGMAAGSLLLAPWADKLGRRPLILACLAISGLGMIASAWSQTPAQLGVLRAVTGLGVGGILACSNVIASEYASLRWRSLAVTLQSTGYALGASIGGSIAVWLLGHQGWRSVFMFGGVCTLVVMVVCWFALPESLDFLQGRRPKSALSRLNVLLRRLGMEPLKSLPEPKSQAAAAKRGPLQLFSADLRRPTVLVWLSFFIVMFGFYFVMSWTPKLLAATGLTAEQGVTTGVLLSLGGIQGAMVLGLLASRFAIHKALAVFMLITAALLCVLVAGSKQLWMSYSLAFCIGMFSNGCVAGLYAIAPMVYGSDVRATGVGWGIGIGRIGAIVSPLVAGSLLDAAWSPSQLYVGYGIAFVLAAVVVSLHRIASPTSRT, via the coding sequence ATGAGCCAGGACCTGCGCACTGAAATCGACCAAAGGCCCATGACGGTCTTTCAATGGTCTGTCGTAGGCGTCTGCATGGCGCTCAACATGATCGACGGCTTTGATGTTCTGGTGATGGCGTTCACGGCGTCGGCGGTGTCTGCGCACTGGAAGCTCAGCGGCTCCGAGTTGGGCTTTTTGCTCAGTGCTGGACTGTTTGGCATGGCTGCCGGTTCACTGTTGCTGGCCCCCTGGGCTGACAAGCTGGGGCGTCGTCCGCTGATTCTGGCTTGTCTGGCCATTTCGGGTCTGGGCATGATCGCCTCAGCCTGGAGCCAGACGCCAGCTCAACTGGGCGTTCTGCGCGCCGTTACGGGTCTGGGAGTGGGCGGCATTCTGGCCTGTAGCAATGTGATTGCCAGCGAGTACGCATCGCTGCGCTGGCGCAGTCTGGCGGTGACTTTGCAGTCCACCGGGTATGCGCTGGGTGCCAGCATTGGCGGCAGCATTGCTGTGTGGCTGCTGGGGCACCAGGGCTGGCGCTCGGTATTCATGTTTGGCGGTGTTTGCACACTGGTCGTGATGGTGGTGTGCTGGTTCGCCTTGCCCGAATCGCTGGACTTTTTGCAAGGCCGTCGTCCCAAGTCTGCGCTGTCCCGCTTGAACGTCTTGCTGCGCCGTCTGGGAATGGAGCCACTGAAATCTTTGCCCGAGCCCAAGAGTCAGGCGGCGGCGGCCAAGCGTGGCCCGCTGCAACTGTTCTCTGCGGATTTGCGCCGCCCCACGGTGCTGGTCTGGCTTTCGTTTTTCATCGTGATGTTCGGCTTCTACTTCGTCATGAGCTGGACTCCCAAGCTGCTGGCCGCAACGGGTCTGACGGCCGAGCAAGGGGTGACCACGGGTGTGCTGCTGAGTCTGGGGGGCATTCAGGGAGCCATGGTGCTGGGCTTGCTGGCATCGCGCTTTGCCATTCACAAGGCGCTGGCCGTCTTCATGCTCATCACTGCCGCGCTGCTGTGTGTGCTGGTTGCGGGTTCCAAGCAGCTGTGGATGTCGTACAGCCTGGCATTTTGCATAGGCATGTTCTCCAACGGCTGCGTGGCAGGCCTGTATGCCATCGCCCCCATGGTTTATGGCAGTGATGTGCGGGCCACAGGCGTGGGCTGGGGCATTGGCATTGGCCGTATTGGCGCCATCGTTTCGCCGCTGGTGGCTGGCAGCTTGCTGGATGCCGCCTGGTCGCCCAGCCAGCTTTATGTGGGTTATGGCATTGCGTTTGTGCTGGCGGCCGTAGTGGTCAGCCTGCACCGCATTGCCTCGCCCACTTCCAGGACATAA
- a CDS encoding aromatic ring-hydroxylating oxygenase subunit alpha — protein MNTPNTQEQIYPRNTWYVAASSAEVTDKPLGRQICGERMVFYRALENRIAAVEDFCPHRGAPLSLGRVCEGKLVCGYHGLEMGCDGKTIAMPGQRVRGFPAIKSYPVEERYGFIWVWPGDKEAADLALIPNLQWHDNPEWAYDGGLFHIKADYRLMIDNLMDLTHETYVHSTSIGQTEIDETPCKTEVIGDSEVVTSRFMESIEAPPFWKMALRCNGLADDVLVDRWQICRFTPPSHVLIEVGVAHAGKGGYDAADEHKVYSMVVDFITPETDGSMWYFWGMARKFNPGDASVTEAIKQGQHKIFSEDLEMLELQQRNLADYPERQLLKLNIDAGGVQSRRVIERLIAQEQAPVQPPVAAIA, from the coding sequence ATGAACACGCCAAACACCCAAGAGCAGATTTACCCGCGCAATACCTGGTATGTCGCTGCCAGTTCCGCTGAAGTGACAGACAAGCCGCTGGGCCGTCAGATCTGCGGTGAACGCATGGTTTTCTACCGTGCGCTGGAGAACAGGATTGCAGCGGTGGAGGATTTCTGTCCGCACCGTGGTGCCCCTTTGTCTTTGGGCCGTGTGTGCGAAGGCAAGCTGGTTTGTGGCTACCACGGCCTGGAGATGGGCTGCGACGGCAAGACCATTGCCATGCCGGGCCAGCGCGTGCGTGGTTTTCCTGCAATCAAGAGCTACCCCGTGGAGGAGCGCTATGGCTTTATCTGGGTCTGGCCTGGCGATAAAGAAGCCGCAGACCTGGCATTGATCCCGAATCTGCAGTGGCATGACAACCCAGAATGGGCCTATGACGGCGGGCTGTTTCACATCAAGGCCGACTATCGCCTGATGATCGACAACCTCATGGACCTGACCCATGAGACCTATGTGCACTCGACCAGCATCGGCCAGACCGAAATTGACGAGACGCCATGCAAGACCGAAGTCATCGGCGACAGCGAGGTGGTCACCAGCCGCTTCATGGAAAGCATCGAAGCTCCTCCATTTTGGAAAATGGCGCTTCGCTGCAATGGTCTGGCCGACGATGTTCTGGTGGATCGCTGGCAGATCTGCCGCTTCACGCCCCCCAGTCATGTGCTGATTGAAGTGGGGGTGGCGCATGCCGGAAAGGGCGGATACGACGCGGCGGATGAGCACAAGGTCTACAGCATGGTGGTGGACTTCATCACGCCAGAAACCGATGGCAGCATGTGGTACTTCTGGGGCATGGCTCGCAAGTTCAACCCCGGTGATGCATCGGTGACCGAGGCCATCAAGCAGGGCCAGCACAAGATCTTCAGTGAAGACCTGGAAATGCTGGAGCTGCAGCAGCGCAATCTGGCGGACTACCCTGAGCGCCAGTTGCTCAAGCTCAATATCGACGCTGGTGGTGTGCAGTCGCGTCGCGTGATTGAGCGGCTGATTGCGCAGGAGCAGGCGCCTGTACAGCCGCCCGTAGCAGCCATTGCCTGA